One window from the genome of Bacillus tianshenii encodes:
- a CDS encoding LTA synthase family protein translates to MNDTFKRLLEGLKVDRTLLFTVLLLWVKSYLVMRFLFDLPLDNNKQEFILFISPLSSTIILALITMTLFKRKKVLGLMIMYVVATLLLFANVVYYRFFEDFITIPVLYQFKNFGDLGGSAKGLMQPYDILLFIDIAVYYVVIKKILKPAEKTRGRVLFATVAAVLAFVNINLANDERPELLTRTFDREMLVKFLGVYNYHMYDLVVHSKASAQRTFAESDDLTEVENYVQRDVNQPGELFGAAKGKNLIILQVESLQSFAIDYKLHGEEVTPFLNSLKKNSFYFPNFYHQTGQGKTSDFEFLLDNSLYPLSRGAVFTTNAQNEYNSMTEMLKEKGYETAALHGNNKSFWNRDIMYKTLGYDHFFSERNYEVTPENSVNYGLKDKPFFEQSIPMLKSMQQPFYAKFITLTHHYPFTLSEEDQTIEPATTGDGTVDRYFQTARYLDESIQEMFTHLKEQGLYENSVIMVVGDHYGISQNHNRAMKEIMGTEINPYQHTKLQRVPMFIHIPGMDGKVMDTVSGQIDMKPTLLHLLGVETKGDIQFGSDLFEKDRDELVVLRDGSFITDKYLYAGDTCYDANTGEQIDSSMCEPIQEKAQHELELSDKVIEGDLLRFLDRGKEGEGAEKENKQIQ, encoded by the coding sequence GTGAACGATACATTTAAAAGATTGTTAGAGGGACTAAAAGTGGACCGCACATTATTGTTCACGGTTCTTCTGTTATGGGTAAAGTCGTATCTCGTGATGCGGTTTCTTTTTGATTTACCGCTCGATAATAATAAGCAAGAATTTATTTTATTCATCAGCCCGTTAAGTTCAACGATTATTTTGGCGCTGATTACGATGACATTGTTTAAGAGAAAGAAAGTACTTGGGCTTATGATTATGTATGTCGTCGCAACATTGCTGTTGTTTGCGAACGTCGTCTACTACCGTTTCTTTGAAGATTTCATAACAATCCCAGTGCTATATCAATTTAAAAACTTTGGTGATTTAGGCGGCAGTGCAAAAGGGTTGATGCAGCCGTACGATATTTTGTTATTTATTGATATTGCTGTCTACTATGTGGTTATCAAAAAAATACTCAAGCCTGCAGAGAAAACACGAGGACGTGTCTTGTTTGCTACAGTGGCTGCTGTGCTTGCATTCGTAAATATTAATCTTGCGAATGATGAGCGTCCTGAACTGTTAACACGTACGTTCGATCGTGAGATGCTTGTGAAATTTTTAGGTGTGTATAACTATCACATGTATGATTTAGTCGTTCATTCCAAAGCATCAGCTCAACGCACATTTGCAGAAAGTGACGACTTAACCGAAGTTGAAAACTATGTTCAGCGTGATGTGAATCAGCCGGGAGAATTATTTGGTGCTGCAAAAGGGAAGAACTTAATTATCTTACAAGTTGAGTCATTGCAAAGCTTTGCAATTGACTATAAGTTACATGGTGAAGAGGTTACGCCTTTCTTAAATAGCTTAAAGAAAAACAGCTTCTACTTCCCGAACTTTTATCATCAAACTGGACAAGGGAAGACATCAGACTTTGAGTTTTTGCTAGACAATTCCCTTTATCCATTGTCACGTGGAGCTGTTTTTACAACTAATGCACAAAATGAATACAATTCAATGACAGAAATGCTGAAAGAAAAAGGTTATGAAACTGCAGCACTTCACGGTAATAATAAGAGTTTCTGGAACCGAGACATTATGTACAAAACATTAGGATATGACCACTTTTTCTCAGAGCGTAATTATGAAGTTACCCCTGAGAATAGCGTTAACTACGGACTGAAGGATAAACCATTCTTTGAGCAGTCCATTCCAATGCTTAAAAGCATGCAGCAACCATTTTATGCGAAGTTTATTACATTGACACATCACTATCCATTTACATTGTCTGAAGAGGATCAAACGATTGAGCCAGCAACGACAGGTGACGGAACAGTTGACCGATATTTTCAGACAGCTCGTTATTTAGATGAATCGATTCAAGAGATGTTCACTCATCTGAAAGAACAAGGTTTGTATGAGAATTCAGTGATTATGGTTGTTGGAGACCACTATGGGATTTCACAAAATCATAACCGTGCGATGAAAGAGATTATGGGTACGGAAATCAACCCATATCAACATACAAAGCTACAGCGCGTACCAATGTTTATCCACATTCCAGGTATGGATGGTAAAGTGATGGATACAGTATCTGGTCAAATCGATATGAAGCCAACATTACTTCACTTACTTGGGGTCGAAACAAAAGGCGATATTCAGTTCGGTTCTGATTTATTTGAGAAGGACCGTGATGAACTAGTCGTCTTGCGTGATGGAAGCTTTATTACAGATAAATATCTGTACGCTGGAGACACGTGCTATGATGCCAACACTGGTGAGCAAATTGATAGCTCAATGTGTGAACCAATTCAAGAAAAGGCTCAGCATGAATTAGAGCTTTCAGATAAAGTGATTGAAGGTGACCTGCTGCGCTTTCTAGACCGTGGAAAAGAAGGCGAAGGTGCAGAAAAAGAGAACAAACAAATACAATAG
- a CDS encoding ATP-binding protein: MKIGLKTRLVIAFLTIILVPIFVTIGMLYFYSSSFEQKAAGQNEQQIEQLFSEVKAEVRRNIQYIDNEALFFEKISSLLNRYEIGLKIKSAEDKLLFDSGKFSPNEKETNRSLLPDMSQLLQVRVETGEGEFVQVDIIANSLEVEPFRQFQHMLQGIFVSLAAGVIALLVLIVGWTWYISRTVLQPIKEIYTATEEMREGNLDYPISYSRNDEIGRFINGFNLMRTHLKESLKKQKQYEQSRKQLIANISHDLRTPLASIKGYVEGLLDGVVRDEEKQTRYLQVIQTKSEQLDRLIEDLFEFSKLELEQLPVEKMLIDSAEFFSEVLYDAKMDARQHKVELDIFEPIPSVCLYIDPQRIQQVLTNLIDNAIRYGSTRIDVSMNVHEGNLNVEIIDNGSGIAKEDLPFVFNRFYRGEKSRSRKSGGTGLGLAISKSIIQAHQGTIDVSSIKEEGSIFTFTLPCNFQ, translated from the coding sequence ATGAAGATTGGGCTAAAGACAAGACTTGTCATTGCGTTTTTAACAATTATTCTAGTTCCGATTTTTGTTACAATAGGAATGCTCTACTTTTACTCAAGCAGTTTTGAACAGAAGGCTGCTGGACAAAATGAACAGCAAATTGAGCAGCTCTTTTCTGAAGTGAAAGCAGAAGTACGGAGAAATATTCAATATATTGATAATGAAGCACTTTTTTTTGAAAAAATATCGTCTCTTTTAAATAGGTATGAAATCGGTTTGAAAATTAAATCAGCAGAAGACAAACTCTTATTCGATTCGGGAAAGTTTAGCCCGAATGAAAAGGAAACAAACAGGTCGCTTCTTCCCGATATGTCACAGCTTTTGCAGGTACGGGTTGAGACAGGTGAAGGTGAATTTGTTCAAGTTGACATTATTGCTAATTCATTGGAAGTGGAGCCTTTTCGGCAGTTTCAACATATGCTTCAGGGCATTTTCGTTAGCCTAGCAGCAGGAGTGATTGCATTACTCGTATTAATTGTAGGTTGGACGTGGTATATATCTCGAACCGTTTTACAGCCGATAAAAGAAATTTATACAGCAACAGAGGAAATGAGAGAGGGAAATCTCGATTATCCAATCTCATATAGCCGAAATGACGAAATTGGCCGGTTTATTAATGGCTTTAATTTGATGAGAACACATTTAAAGGAATCTTTAAAAAAGCAAAAGCAATATGAGCAGAGCCGCAAACAGCTAATCGCAAATATTTCTCATGATTTACGCACACCGTTAGCTTCGATTAAGGGTTATGTGGAAGGCCTGCTTGATGGCGTAGTGCGGGATGAAGAAAAGCAAACACGCTATCTTCAAGTAATCCAGACAAAATCTGAACAGCTAGACAGGTTAATTGAGGATCTGTTTGAGTTCTCCAAACTAGAGTTAGAACAACTTCCGGTCGAAAAAATGTTAATCGATAGTGCTGAATTCTTTTCAGAAGTATTATACGATGCAAAAATGGACGCTCGCCAACATAAAGTTGAATTAGATATCTTTGAGCCGATTCCTTCTGTCTGCCTTTACATTGACCCACAGCGAATACAGCAAGTGCTTACGAATTTGATTGACAATGCGATTCGATACGGCAGCACGAGAATCGATGTAAGCATGAATGTGCATGAGGGCAATCTCAATGTAGAAATTATTGATAATGGGAGCGGTATTGCAAAGGAAGACCTGCCTTTCGTCTTTAACCGGTTTTATCGCGGTGAAAAATCACGCTCCCGAAAAAGTGGAGGCACAGGCTTAGGGCTTGCTATCTCAAAGTCAATTATCCAAGCCCATCAAGGAACGATAGACGTAAGTAGTATAAAAGAAGAAGGAAGTATATTTACCTTTACTCTCCCTTGTAACTTTCAATAG
- a CDS encoding response regulator transcription factor: MNREIILIVEDELELAELLRDYLEIEGYQVVLAADGEEGLRRFEEEQPTLVLLDIMLPKMDGVEVCRAIRNSSNIPIIMMSAKKSDTDKIIGLGIGADDYVTKPFSPSEVVARVKAQFRRFHHFSNPKETAKLLRFGELTIDEKGYNVFVEGKQVDLSAKEFQLLYFLATHEGQVFSKEQLFDRVWGYERYGDINTITVYIRKIREKIETTPSKPTFIKTVWGIGYKFERGSS; encoded by the coding sequence ATGAATCGAGAAATAATCTTAATCGTTGAAGATGAATTGGAACTTGCAGAGTTGCTTCGTGATTATTTAGAGATAGAAGGGTATCAAGTTGTGCTAGCTGCAGATGGAGAAGAAGGACTTCGACGTTTTGAGGAAGAGCAGCCAACACTTGTTTTACTAGATATTATGCTTCCGAAAATGGACGGAGTTGAAGTTTGTCGAGCTATACGCAACTCCTCAAATATTCCAATCATTATGATGAGTGCGAAAAAAAGTGATACTGACAAAATTATCGGTCTTGGAATTGGCGCTGATGACTATGTGACGAAGCCCTTTAGCCCGAGTGAGGTTGTTGCAAGGGTAAAAGCACAGTTTCGTCGCTTTCATCACTTTTCTAATCCGAAAGAAACAGCGAAATTGCTTCGCTTTGGCGAACTGACAATTGATGAGAAAGGCTATAACGTTTTTGTAGAAGGTAAGCAAGTCGACCTTTCAGCAAAGGAATTTCAATTGTTGTATTTTCTTGCTACACATGAAGGACAGGTTTTTTCGAAAGAACAGCTCTTTGACCGCGTGTGGGGGTATGAGCGCTATGGTGATATAAATACGATAACTGTTTATATTCGTAAAATTAGAGAAAAAATCGAAACAACACCCTCGAAGCCGACGTTTATTAAAACAGTCTGGGGAATCGGCTATAAGTTTGAGCGGGGGTCCTCATGA
- a CDS encoding ABC transporter permease subunit, whose translation MSSMLQLVRNENMKIYKRSGTWVMIGLLILTVFAGGLFNKYVSSTNDQQQNWQVQLQGENEHLRKQIEKIESMPMAESGIKQIKQQIAINEYRIQHDIPPVEDKTLWGFMTSAPSFTGIAALFTIVIAASIVASEFSWGTIKLLLIRPVSRSKILLSKFIATLLFALFLLVFMFVSSFIIGVILFGFTGVELPYLAYSGGQVVEYNMVSYILTLYGLKSIDLIMMVTFAFMISTVFRSSSLAIGLSLFLMFTGQQIVQLLSRYDWSKYILFANTNLQQYMSGTPLVEGMTMTFSVIVLLVYFVIFTTISWTVFQKRDVAA comes from the coding sequence ATGTCTAGCATGCTTCAGTTAGTTCGAAATGAAAATATGAAGATTTATAAACGCTCTGGTACTTGGGTAATGATTGGCTTGTTAATCCTGACTGTCTTCGCTGGCGGTCTGTTTAATAAATATGTATCATCAACCAATGATCAACAGCAAAACTGGCAAGTGCAGCTGCAAGGAGAAAATGAGCATTTAAGAAAACAGATTGAAAAGATAGAAAGTATGCCAATGGCTGAATCAGGTATTAAGCAAATCAAGCAACAAATAGCTATTAATGAGTACCGAATCCAACATGACATACCGCCTGTGGAGGATAAGACATTATGGGGATTCATGACATCAGCGCCAAGCTTCACCGGGATCGCGGCTCTTTTTACAATCGTAATTGCAGCAAGTATTGTTGCAAGTGAATTTTCATGGGGGACGATTAAGCTGTTGCTGATTAGGCCTGTTAGTCGTTCAAAAATCTTACTTTCAAAGTTTATTGCGACTCTTTTATTTGCTTTGTTTTTGCTTGTATTCATGTTTGTTTCTTCTTTTATAATAGGAGTTATTCTATTTGGCTTCACGGGTGTTGAGCTTCCATATTTAGCATACAGTGGTGGGCAGGTAGTAGAATATAACATGGTTTCATACATTTTAACGCTGTATGGATTGAAAAGTATTGACTTAATTATGATGGTGACATTTGCTTTTATGATTTCAACGGTTTTCCGAAGCAGCTCATTAGCGATAGGGCTTTCATTATTTTTAATGTTTACGGGTCAGCAAATCGTCCAGCTACTCAGCCGATATGATTGGTCAAAATATATTTTATTCGCGAATACAAATTTACAACAATATATGTCTGGAACACCGCTCGTTGAAGGAATGACGATGACATTTTCAGTTATCGTATTACTTGTTTACTTTGTAATCTTTACAACGATCTCATGGACTGTTTTTCAAAAGAGGGATGTTGCGGCATAA
- a CDS encoding ABC transporter ATP-binding protein produces the protein MKPIVQLKDVTKHIGNKTIIDHISLDIYRGEVFGFLGPNGAGKTTTIRMLVGLMSISEGEVLINGYSVRKNFEKAVSHVGGIIENPEMYKFLSGYDNLVHYARMIPNVKKERIDEVVRLVGLEERIKDKVKTYSLGMRQRLGLAQALLHSPSLLILDEPTNGLDPAGIREIRTYIRRLAKEEKIAVFVSSHLLAEMQLMCDRIGIIQQGKLINVETVSDFVSNDKALSVHFEVANVENAEKQFKDAFPELKATVINRKLVIEVARDEIPAIVAHFVKNGHKIYSIVSEQQTLEDKFLEMTGGEAHV, from the coding sequence GTGAAACCGATTGTACAGCTTAAGGATGTTACAAAACACATTGGGAATAAAACAATTATTGATCATATTTCATTAGACATTTACCGTGGAGAAGTTTTTGGTTTTCTAGGACCAAATGGAGCGGGAAAAACGACGACAATTCGCATGCTTGTCGGCTTAATGAGTATTTCTGAAGGTGAAGTTCTTATCAATGGGTATAGTGTTCGTAAAAATTTTGAGAAGGCGGTAAGTCATGTAGGCGGTATTATTGAAAACCCAGAAATGTATAAGTTTTTATCAGGTTATGACAACCTTGTTCATTACGCAAGAATGATTCCAAATGTTAAAAAAGAACGAATTGATGAAGTTGTAAGGCTCGTTGGACTGGAAGAGCGAATCAAGGACAAAGTAAAAACCTATTCACTTGGAATGCGTCAGCGATTGGGGCTAGCGCAAGCTTTGCTGCATTCTCCTTCACTCTTAATTTTAGATGAACCTACGAATGGACTAGACCCAGCAGGTATTCGTGAAATTCGCACATATATCCGACGGCTTGCAAAAGAAGAGAAGATTGCCGTATTTGTGTCAAGTCACTTACTAGCTGAAATGCAGCTAATGTGCGACCGTATTGGGATCATTCAACAGGGGAAGCTAATCAATGTTGAAACGGTCAGCGATTTTGTAAGCAATGATAAGGCTTTATCCGTACATTTTGAGGTAGCAAATGTTGAAAATGCTGAAAAGCAGTTTAAAGATGCTTTTCCTGAGTTGAAAGCGACGGTAATAAATAGAAAGCTTGTTATCGAAGTTGCTCGTGATGAAATTCCGGCCATTGTAGCGCATTTTGTTAAAAATGGTCACAAAATCTACAGTATCGTGTCAGAGCAACAAACATTGGAAGACAAGTTTCTAGAGATGACGGGAGGGGAAGCACATGTCTAG
- a CDS encoding four-helix bundle copper-binding protein → MPHGKYHDLIEILHKCMAACNHCYEECLKDKYTEMLAECIRLDRECADMCGYLEQALVRGTPFVTDLAGVCATICEACGNECQKQDYEHCRKCADVCFKCAKECKDLVA, encoded by the coding sequence ATGCCACACGGAAAATATCACGATCTCATCGAAATATTGCATAAGTGTATGGCAGCTTGCAACCATTGTTATGAAGAATGTTTAAAGGACAAATATACAGAAATGTTAGCAGAATGTATTCGCTTAGATCGAGAATGTGCTGATATGTGCGGCTATTTGGAACAAGCACTTGTGAGAGGAACGCCGTTTGTCACTGACTTAGCGGGTGTATGTGCAACTATTTGTGAAGCATGCGGGAATGAATGTCAAAAACAAGATTATGAACACTGCCGAAAATGTGCAGATGTTTGCTTTAAATGTGCGAAAGAGTGTAAAGATTTAGTTGCTTAA
- a CDS encoding Dps family protein — protein MSNELHNVLNKQIANWNVLYTKLHNYHWYVKGEQFFTLHTKFEEFYNEAGIHIDELAERLLSIGGKPVATMKGYLELSSVEEATGEETSEQMVQAIANDFTTLIEELKKGMSVAEEADDETTGDMLLAIHSSLEKHVWMLQAFLGKSIG, from the coding sequence ATGTCAAATGAACTACATAATGTCCTTAACAAGCAAATTGCAAACTGGAATGTGCTGTATACAAAGCTGCACAATTATCACTGGTACGTAAAAGGTGAGCAGTTCTTTACGCTACATACAAAGTTCGAGGAGTTTTACAATGAAGCTGGCATCCATATTGATGAGTTAGCAGAAAGACTTCTATCAATCGGCGGTAAGCCTGTTGCCACAATGAAGGGCTATCTAGAGCTTTCATCGGTGGAAGAAGCAACAGGAGAGGAAACGTCTGAACAAATGGTTCAAGCGATTGCAAATGATTTCACTACACTTATTGAGGAACTAAAGAAAGGTATGTCTGTTGCTGAAGAAGCTGATGATGAAACAACAGGCGATATGCTGCTTGCCATTCATTCAAGCCTTGAAAAGCATGTTTGGATGCTACAAGCATTCCTTGGAAAATCAATCGGTTAA
- a CDS encoding ATP-binding protein, with amino-acid sequence MYWFIKELSPNLFFMLFLVLLYQFWFERREWSKKIRDLGMFSFAAMAIVLCMSFPVHIGQDFIYDLRSVPLIVGGLYGGTWIAVGLSFVTVICRFFVGGMAGFYTNMIVVIFGLCAVLWMNRRFFTWEPRVRVASIILLVMTMSGLAAVLSELMHPELLVWVNYQHWLGYLLAYFIAAFITCNVVESIIKNEIVRKQSIRNEKLEVVSHLASSISHEVRNPLTASRGFLQLLNEEKLPLKSKKYIHIALEELDRAEGVIRDYLTFAKPTFEESERFQVEEELERAVNVITPLANMSSVIIDTNFTSTTIKGERAKLQQCFINLMKNAIEAMPNGGYLRVESKVEKSNVVICISDTGSGMTKDQINRLGEPYFSTKGIKGTGLGMMVVYRIIESLKGTIEVTSEVEQGTTFVIKLPAQKTKKRLAS; translated from the coding sequence GTGTACTGGTTTATAAAAGAATTATCACCTAATTTATTCTTTATGTTATTCTTAGTACTGCTTTATCAATTTTGGTTTGAAAGAAGAGAATGGTCAAAGAAGATAAGAGACTTGGGGATGTTTTCTTTTGCGGCGATGGCAATTGTATTATGTATGTCTTTTCCGGTTCATATCGGTCAAGACTTTATTTATGACTTGCGAAGTGTGCCATTAATTGTCGGGGGACTATACGGGGGTACATGGATTGCTGTTGGGTTATCGTTCGTTACGGTTATCTGTCGTTTTTTTGTAGGTGGTATGGCTGGCTTTTATACAAATATGATTGTGGTGATCTTTGGGCTTTGTGCAGTCCTGTGGATGAATCGACGGTTTTTTACTTGGGAGCCGAGAGTTCGTGTTGCTAGTATTATACTGTTAGTTATGACAATGTCAGGATTAGCAGCCGTGCTATCAGAGCTTATGCATCCTGAACTCTTAGTTTGGGTGAATTATCAACATTGGTTAGGATATCTATTGGCTTATTTCATCGCAGCGTTCATTACGTGCAATGTTGTCGAGTCAATTATTAAGAACGAAATTGTTCGAAAACAAAGTATACGGAATGAAAAATTAGAGGTAGTCAGTCATTTAGCTTCAAGTATTTCACACGAAGTACGGAATCCATTAACAGCAAGTCGTGGCTTTTTGCAGTTGTTAAATGAAGAAAAGCTCCCTCTAAAGTCCAAAAAGTATATTCACATTGCACTTGAAGAGTTAGATAGAGCAGAAGGAGTCATAAGAGACTATTTAACTTTTGCAAAACCTACTTTTGAAGAGAGTGAACGGTTTCAAGTTGAAGAAGAATTAGAGAGAGCTGTTAATGTGATAACGCCATTAGCTAACATGAGTAGTGTTATAATAGATACAAACTTTACATCTACAACAATCAAAGGTGAGCGAGCGAAGCTTCAACAATGCTTTATCAACTTAATGAAAAATGCAATCGAAGCGATGCCAAATGGTGGATATCTACGAGTAGAAAGCAAAGTTGAGAAATCGAATGTTGTGATATGTATTTCTGATACAGGTTCTGGTATGACGAAAGACCAAATAAACCGATTAGGGGAGCCGTATTTTTCAACAAAAGGGATAAAAGGGACAGGCCTTGGGATGATGGTCGTTTATCGGATCATTGAATCATTGAAAGGAACAATTGAAGTAACTAGTGAAGTTGAACAAGGTACTACCTTTGTTATAAAGTTGCCTGCTCAAAAAACGAAGAAAAGACTTGCTTCATAA